The following are encoded together in the Scomber scombrus chromosome 7, fScoSco1.1, whole genome shotgun sequence genome:
- the LOC133983942 gene encoding uncharacterized protein LOC133983942 — protein sequence MQETVELMLQTYSWKCVEVTKKVLKEINRTDLVQRLPDISSRTKKKLSVDEHLSALIHKVATKTAVRELLLETLNYLSDQELNKFKWLLPFTHFKKGRPSIPRIELELADKTKVVDLMMERCGQQSVEVIREVFMDIKRTDLVQSLPETSSGPNEKQSVDEQWPALIQKVETMTSVIKLLLETLADLSDGEQQHFKQVLQIQSFVYEPYTEIPWSMADMQDIVFLMVKTFGQQSLVKTKDILIQINRRDLVQRLSASSSGPKKKLSVDEHLSALIHKVATMGAVRELLLETLNDRSYQEIKKLKWLLQFTYFKKGRPSIPWIELKPADKTKVVELMMKTCGQRSVEVIREVFMDMKRTDLVQSLPETSSGPKAAGSTVEAFGVKTTEGEKQSVDEQWPALIQKVETMTSVIELLLETLADLSYKELDNFKCVLPDHLSFTSRDFDNRWRRLMVTDMQDIVLIMVQMDGQEFIEVTKKVFKEMKRPDLVQRLSDSSLRPKKKHFMDEQLSTVIQKVATMAAFKEMLLETLNDLSYQEFEKFKEVLELTVSQEDLQDISVRFRSRAEIVYLMLQNYGQHSVELMKKIFKKIYRSDLVQRLDTSSGNKEKQKSSLSQKDIKMTPVKEKLLETLGELRSGDLEEFKLFLQHLQIKDLPRIPSVRIERTDSTVDLVDLMVEICGQQSVDVTREVLKDMDRMDLVQSLSDTSSPSKGPSRSLESGAHGGIMDSSDWTKLEPEVNSTDADDAPTYNLQSEAGKFECSVSDLRWVSEEKVSFKYQFCSWEGHMERMESLQYMPAGPLMDITVTAGKLKEVYLPHWICTDDNPEILDKFAVLHIDDCGDVVEDASEVTSSHVKLSEPIFSPRAVLMKLGFPVKINCKVLIYCEPNITSLRLHVYLIPKDPALEKTMNKKKSSKGYKFIEKPRPDKYLKMEQEFVLKADIDTAKISPEKVTLRHDSQDPNFYEVYIKNPDRDFNLTLSHSCTNKCKPECKPVWTCEIQEDNYKQSGNSEDVGATGGNTLEEEEHTEDELSALVQKTATITTVKEKLFRMLQRLTEDDFRVFKWFLENKIPKSKLESANRTRVVDLMEQTYNQQAVEVTKMLFEKMNRNDLVKLL from the exons ATGCAGGAAACTGTGGAGCTGATGCTGCAGACGTACAGTTGGAAGTGTGTGGAGGTGACCAAAAAGGTTTTAAAGGAAATTAACAGGACTGATCTGGTGCAGAGGTTGCCAGATATCAGCTCAAGAACTAAAA aAAAACTCTCAGTGGATGAACACTTGTCTGCACTGATCCACAAA GTAGCAACAAAGACGGCTGTGAGAGAGCTGCTTTTAGAAACACTGAATTATTTGAGTGATCAGGAGCTGAATAAATTCAAGTGGCTCCTGCCGTTCACTCACTTCAAAAAGGGCCGTCCATCCATCCCACGGATTGAGCTGGAGCTGGCAGACAAGACAAAAGTAGTGGATCTAATGATGGAGAGGTGTGGCCAACAGTCTGTGGAGGTGATCAGGGAGGTTTTCATGGACATTAAGAGGACTGATCTGGTGCAGAGTCTGCCAGAGACCAGCTCAGGACCCAATG AGAAACAGTCTGTGGATGAACAGTGGCCTGCACTGATCCAGAAA GTAGAAACAATGACGTCTGTTATAAAGCTGCTTTTGGAAACACTGGCTGATTTGAGTGACGGGGAGCAGCAGCACTTCAAGCAAGTCCTCCAGATTCAAAGTTTTGTCTATGAACCCTACACAGAGATCCCATGGTCGATGGCCGACATGCAGGACATAGTGTTTCTAATGGTGAAGACCTTCGGCCAACAGTCTCTTGTGAAGACCAAGGACATTTTAATTCAGATAAACAGGAGAGATCTGGTGCAGAGACTTTCAGCCAGCAGCTCAGGACCCAAAA AAAAACTCTCAGTGGATGAACACTTGTCTGCACTGATCCACAAA GTAGCAACAATGGGAGCTGTAAGAGAGCTGCTTttagaaacactgaatgatAGGAGTTATCAGGAAATAAAGAAACTCAAGTGGCTCCTGCAGTTCACTTATTTCAAGAAGGGCCGTCCATCCATCCCATGGATTGAACTAAAGCCAGCAGACAAGACAAAAGTAGTGGAACTGATGATGAAGACATGTGGCCAACGGTCTGTGGAGGTGATCAGGGAGGTTTTCATGGACATGAAGAGGACTGATCTGGTGCAGAGTCTGCCAGAGACCAGCTCAGGACCCAAAG ctgcaggATCAACAGTTGAAGCATTTGGTGTAAAAACCACAGAGGGAG aGAAACAGTCTGTGGATGAACAGTGGCCTGCACTGATCCAGAAA GTAGAAACAATGACGTCTGTTATAGAGCTGCTTTTGGAAACACTGGCTGATTTGAGTTACAAAGAACTTGATAACTTCAAGTGTGTTCTCCCAGATCATTTGAGCTTCACAAGTAGGGATTTTGACAACCGTTGGAGGCGGCTGATGGTAACAGACATGCAGGACATAGTGTTAATTATGGTGCAAATGGACGGCCAAGAGTTTATTGAGGTGACGAAGAAGGTTTTTAAGGAAATGAAGAGGCCTGATCTTGTGCAGAGGCTGTCAGACAGCAGCTTGAGACCCAAAA aGAAACACTTCATGGACGAACAGCTCTCTACAGTGATCCAGAAA GTAGCAACAATGGCAGCTTTTAAAGAGATGCTTTTGGAAACCCTGAATGATTTGAGTTATCAGGAGTTCGAGAAATTCAAGGAAGTCCTGGAGTTGACTGTCTCCCAGGAGGACCTACAAGACATCTCAGTGAGGTTCAGAAGCAGAGCAGAAATAGTGTATCTGATGTTGCAGAACTACGGTCAACACTCTGTTGAGCTGATGAAGAAGATTTTCAAAAAAATTTACAGATCTGATCTGGTTCAGAGGTTAGACACCAGCTCAGGAAACAAAG aGAAGCAGAAGTCTTCACTGTCCCAGAAA GACATAAAAATGACACCAGTTAAGGAGAAGCTTTTGGAAACACTGGGAGAATTACGCTCTGGTGACCTCGAGGAATTCAAATTGTTCCTGCAGCACCTTCAAATAAAAGATCTACCAAGAATCCCGAGTGTCCGAATAGAGAGGACAGACAGCACAGTTGACCTAGTGGATCTGATGGTGGAGATCTGTGGTCAACAGTCTGTGGATGTGACCAGGGAGGTTTTAAAGGACATGGACAGAATGGATCTGGTGCAGAGTTTGTCAGACACCAGCTCACCATCCAAAG gGCCTTCAAGAAGTTTGGAGTCTGGGGCTCATGGAGGCATTATG GACTCCAGTGACTGGACTAAACTTGAACCCGAAGTGAACAGTACAGATGCAGATGATGCTCCAACTTACAA tctCCAGTCTGAAGCAGGAAAGTTTGAATGCAGTGTTTCTGACCTGCGATGGGTCAGTGAAGAAAAGGTCAGCTTTAAGTACCAGTTCTGCTCTTGGGAAGGACACATGGAGAGAATGGAAAGCTTACAATACATGCCTGCAGGTCCCCTAATGGACATCACAGTCACTGCTGGGAAGTTAAAGGAAGTGTACCTGCCTCACTGGATCTGCACAG ATGACAACCCTGAAATACTTGACAAGTTTGCAGTCCTACACATAGATGACTGTGGAGATGTTGTTGAAGACGCGTCTGAGGTCACATCATCCCACGTCAAGTTATCTGAACCAATTTTCTCTCCAAGAGCGGTCCTGATGAAACTTGGCTTTCCTGTGAAGATAAACTGTAAAGTTTTAATATACTGTGAACCAAATATAACGTCCCTCAGGCTACATGTGTATCTGATCCCAAAGGATCCTGCTTTAGAAAAG acaaTGAACAAGAAGAAATCTTCCAAAGGATACAAATTCATTGAAAAGCCACGTCCAGACAAGTACCTGAAAATGGAACAAGAATTTGTCCTCAAAGCAGACATAGACACAGCAAAAATCTCCCCTGAG aaagTAACCCTCAGGCATGACAGCCAGGACCCAAATTTCTATGAAGTGTACATTAAAAATCCAGACAGAGACTTCAACCTTACACTCTCACACTCTTGTACAAATAAGTGCAAACCAGAGTGTAAACCAGTGTGGACCTGTGAAATTCAAGAAG ATAACTACAAACAGTCTGGTAATTCAGAAG ATGTTGGAGCAACTGGTGGAAATACCTTGGAAGAAG AGGAACACACTGAGGATGAACTATCTGCCCTGGTCCAGAAG ACAGCAACAATCACAACGGTTAAAGAGAAGCTTTTCAGAATGCTGCAACGTTTGACAGAGGATGATTTTAGAGTCTTTAAGTGGTTTTTGGAGAACAAAATCCCAAAGAGCAAACTGGAGAGTGCAAACAGGACACGTGTGGTGGATCTGATGGAGCAGACCTACAACCAACAGGCTGTGGAGGTGACCAAGATGCTTTTCGAGAAAATGAACAGGAACGATTTGGTGAAGCTGTTGTAA
- the dnajc28 gene encoding dnaJ homolog subfamily C member 28, which produces MSSTFHLLVSRGDFHHGRFLLVLSRQSLLLRLFSSRAQISRSLQESYRLLQLPDEKNSNPAQVKEAYLRLAKLYHPDSGAPTADPVLFARVEEAYRAVLTHQSKTKQPDEGKESEDESRGVAPQHRQYLSYEGVGSGTPSQRERHYRQFRVDRASEQVLNYRQREHERAAAADGMLVERDLRQRSKKIKITQAVERLVEDLIQESMSRGDFRNLSGAGKPLNKFEYNPYADPMTHNLNRILIDNGYQPPWVVTQRDIRESAAQIRKKLLEGRARLGDPMTPREHSQWEQLCTSVEEELAKVNKIVDNYNLIVPMLNMQMVHFSLSREINRAEKGVRQHRLDQQREREKEREKRKEEKKRANTAAKPKNTKPGLISWMRNLLR; this is translated from the coding sequence ATGAGTAGCACTTTCCACCTCCTGGTGTCCCGTGGTGACTTCCACCATGGCCGTTTTCTGCTCGTCTTGTCTCGACAGTCCTTGTTGCTCAGACTGTTCAGCTCTAGAGCCCAGATCAGCCGCAGCCTGCAGGAGAGCTacaggctgctgcagctgcctgATGAGAAGAACAGCAATCCTGCGCAGGTGAAGGAGGCCTACCTGCGCCTGGCCAAACTCTACCACCCAGACTCCGGGGCTCCGACAGCAGATCCAGTCCTGTTTGCTCGGGTTGAGGAGGCCTACCGTGCTGTGCTGACACATCAGAGCAAGACCAAGCAACCTGATGAGGGGAAAGAATCTGAAGATGAGTCCAGAGGCGTAGCACCTCAACATAGACAGTACCTCAGCTATGAGGGTGTGGGTTCAGGCACACCCAGCCAGCGTGAGCGTCACTACAGGCAGTTTCGTGTCGATCGGGCATCCGAGCAGGTTTTGAACTACAGACAGAGGGAGCACGAGAGGGCAGCTGCTGCAGATGGGATGCTGGTGGAACGAGACTTGCGTCAGCGCAGTAAAAAGATCAAGATCACCCAAGCTGTGGAAAGACTAGTGGAGGACCTGATCCAGGAGTCCATGTCCCGTGGAGACTTCAGGAACCTTAGTGGAGCTGGAAAGCCTCTCAACAAGTTTGAGTACAATCCGTATGCTGATCCTATGACCCACAACCTCAACCGCATCCTCATTGACAACGGTTACCAACCACCCTGGGTCGTCACACAACGGGACATTCGAGAGTCAGCCGCACAGATCCGAAAGAAGTTATTGGAAGGGAGGGCCAGGCTGGGGGACCCCATGACCCCGAGAGAGCACAGCCAATGGGAACAGCTGTGCACATCTGTAGAGGAAGAGCTGGCGAAAGTTAATAAGATAGTGGACAATTACAACCTCATCGTACCGATGCTCAACATGCAAATGGTTCATTTCAGTTTGTCCAGAGAGATCAACCGAGCGGAGAAAGGAGTCCGCCAACACCGACTGgaccagcagagagagagagaaaaagagagagagaagaggaaggaggagaaaaaaagagccaaCACAGCAGCTAAgcctaaaaacacaaaaccaggCCTGATATCTTGGATGCGGAATTTGCTCAGATGA